From a region of the Procambarus clarkii isolate CNS0578487 chromosome 2, FALCON_Pclarkii_2.0, whole genome shotgun sequence genome:
- the LOC138367292 gene encoding uncharacterized protein, with amino-acid sequence MAEKVTLEDLDDVQDFLNKKDCLARLKYLGKQELVLVSAYLEIKIRANDSRVEILSKVHKHLKAGEKQESKAQSTKESEEVASTEKEDKEERKEEREREERKENEKSEKEKKGKKKGKNDETERKRKEDTS; translated from the exons ATGGCGGAAAAAGTGACCCTCgaagatctggacgatgttcaggactttctgaacaagaaagactgtcttgccagattgaaatatctgggaaaacaaGAACTGGTGCTAGTGAGCGCATATCTGGAGATAAAAATACGTGCAAATGATTCCCGTGTAGAGATCTTGTCAAAGGTCCACAAACATTTGAAGGCCGGGGAAAAACAGGAAAGCAAGGCacagagtacaaaggaaagtgaggaggtagcttccactgaaaaggaagataaag aagagaggaaagaagagcgagaaagggaagaaagaaaagagaacgagaagagcgagaaagagaagaaagggaaAAAGAAAGGCAAGaatgacgagacagagaggaaaaggaaagaagacacgagttag
- the LOC138367299 gene encoding piggyBac transposable element-derived protein 4-like, whose protein sequence is MRKLRPSPRKRRHGDPPPPPPSRRTRGASRLPRKVATRHVTRRRNTRQIGPSDSESISDEESDEDSFEPAERRTRTVRTRQAGAGEGWSRSNTSPVVDDFTGDPGLKIPKPTSALAYIQLFITRALLEFFTVETNLYASQLFRMANENVSDIWTPVKVSEMARFLGLFILMGIIRLPTMRMYWQTAKPWHARFFSLFMPSRRFQHINQFFHTFNTNAVPVNNRDKLIKVRPVMDYLKEVCSSLHPQERVVFG, encoded by the coding sequence ATGAGGAAACTGAGGCCCTCACCGAGGAAGAGGAGGCACGgcgacccccctcctcctcctccatctcggcGCACACGTGGTGCATCTAGGCTACCTAGAAAAGTTGCTACCAGACATGTTACTCGTCGTAGGAACACACGACAAATTGGGCCAAGTGATTCTGAAAGTATAAGTGATGAGGAAAGTGATGAGGATTCATTCGAGCCTGCTGAAAGGCGTACACGTACAGTACGTACTCGGCAGGCTGGGGCTGGTGAGGGCTGGAGTCGTAGCAATACTTCTCCAGTTGTTGATGATTTTACTGGAGATCctggactgaaaattcccaagccTACTAGTGCACTGGCTTATATTCAATTGTTCATCACGCGTGCCCTCCTTGAGTTCTTTACCGTTGAAACAAATTTGTACGCCTCACAGTTATTCCGGATGGCCAATGAAAATGTATCAGATATTTGGACCCCAGTGAAGGTGAGTGAAATGGCGCGATTCCTAGGACTGTTCATATTGATGGGCATAATTAGGCTCCCAACTATGAGGATGTATTGGCAAACAGCAAAGCCATGGCATGCTCGTTTCTTCAGCTTGTTCATGCCGTCCAGACGATTCCAGCATATAAACCAGTTTTTCCACACATTCAATACCAATGCAGTGCCCGTGAACAATCGTGATAAGTTGATAAAAGTGAGACCAGTGATGGATTACTTGAAAGAGGTTTGCTCAAGTTTACATCCCCAAGAAAGAGTTGTGTTTGGATGA